Proteins encoded by one window of Bubalus bubalis isolate 160015118507 breed Murrah chromosome 4, NDDB_SH_1, whole genome shotgun sequence:
- the LOC112584408 gene encoding olfactory receptor 8S1-like translates to MKNLSTIDEFVLLGLSTDPDIQTMLFVLFLGIYLLTLMGNLMMILVIRADPHLHTPMYFFLGHLSFLDICHSSITIPKMLQNFLSQRKTLSVWGCITQSFFFIFSGATESCLLSAMAYDRYAAICHPLLYTMIMNGPLCTAMVSAAWVMGFLNSLVNNLCTQNLQFCGPNIISHFSCELPSLFPLSCSDTMPNTILLAGSTAFLGLVTLPPILFSYSKIILAILSISSSKGQGKAFSTCSSHLTVVLLFYGTALFRYISPSSGSVLERVVSIQYGVITSLINPLIYSFKNQEVKAALQRILRQQICVSG, encoded by the coding sequence ATGAAAAATCTGAGCACTATTGATGAATTTGTGCTGCTGGGGTTGTCTACTGACCCGGATATCCAGACCATGCTCTTTGTTCTCTTCTTGGGGATTTACCTCCTGACCCTGATGGGGAACCTGATGATGATCCTGGTGATCAGGGCTGATCCTCACCTGCACacgcccatgtacttcttccttggTCATTTGTCTTTCCTAGACATATGCCACTCTTCAATCACCATACCCAAGATGCTGCAGAATTTCCTGTCTCAGAGGAAAACACTTTCAGTGTGGGGATGCATTACCCagagtttctttttcattttctctggagcCACTGAGAGCTGCCTGCTCTCTGctatggcctatgaccgctatgctGCCATCTGTCACCCTCTGCTCTACACTATGATCATGAATGGACCTCTGTGCACTGCAATGGTCAGTGCAGCATGGGTGATGGGGTTTCTGAACTCACTAGTGAATAATCTTTGTACCCAGAACTTACAGTTCTGTGGTCCCAATATCATCTCCCACTTCAGTTGTGAACTGCCTTCACTCTTCCCTCTGTCCTGCAGTGACACCATGCCTAACACCATCCTGCTAGCTGGGTCCACTGCATTTCTAGGACTTGTGACACTTCCCCCGATCCTCTTCTCTTACTCAAAAATTATTCTTGCCATTTTAAGCATCTCCTCCTCTAAAGGCCAAGgcaaagccttctccacctgctcctcccacctcaccGTGGTGCTCTTGTTCTATGGGACAGCTCTATTCAGGTACATCAGCCCCTCATCAGGATCAGTCCTGGAGCGAGTTGTCTCCATACAGTATGGTGTGATCACATCCTTGATAAACCCCCTCATTTACAGCTTCAAGAACCAGGAGGTGAAGGCAGCTCTGCAGAGGATACTGAGGCAGCAAATATGTGTCTCAGGGTAA